One Sodalinema gerasimenkoae IPPAS B-353 DNA segment encodes these proteins:
- the rpsR gene encoding 30S ribosomal protein S18, whose protein sequence is MAGFYRRRISPIKPGDPIDYKDVELLRKFITERGKILPRRITGLTSRQQRDLTKAIKRARILALLPFLNREG, encoded by the coding sequence ATGGCAGGATTTTATCGTCGTCGTATCTCCCCGATTAAGCCGGGAGATCCCATTGACTACAAGGATGTAGAGCTACTGCGTAAGTTCATCACCGAGCGGGGGAAAATCTTACCGCGCCGGATCACAGGCTTAACCTCTCGTCAACAGCGAGACCTGACGAAGGCCATTAAACGCGCTAGAATATTGGCACTGTTACCCTTCCTAAACCGAGAAGGCTAA
- a CDS encoding DUF2079 domain-containing protein — MRGISRVHRYLGTRLLWDAAWVALALFICSSLRHGLFKSTAMDLGFFDQALYLISRGQTPIISFWGHHVLGGHGDYSLYLLAGFYHLWPDVHWLLAIQALALALGGVMVAALARQQGIHPTTARGLALAFWCYPLVFNVNLFDFHPEVMAVPTLLAAIWLARRGGTLLGFTGLLLFVLGCKAVLSLTVAAMGLWLLLFEKRPRYGGAALGLGSVWFVLVTQVVIPRFRPDGVEALFRYDYLGGSLGEILLNLVRQPQLFWGKLFSGESFVYVGLVLLPIVWGLSWRQLAPFLGLLPTLGLNLLAEHPLQRTLEHQYGVPLLPFLFVAVVDTLAAKGGLWRRLGNRGMMIWSLTALLVLGNPNKLLRGFEGLETWHATREAIALVPAEAAVLTDNYLAPHLTHRQTLLLLGHPSPLPIDLERPEYVVLNSRYPWRATEELARGLVLHFLQDPQFEVQYQRYEVFVFRRRQ, encoded by the coding sequence ATGCGGGGAATTAGTCGAGTTCACCGGTATTTGGGGACGCGGCTGCTGTGGGATGCGGCCTGGGTGGCGTTGGCCTTGTTTATCTGTAGTAGTCTCCGTCATGGCTTATTCAAGTCAACGGCTATGGATTTAGGTTTTTTTGACCAAGCCCTCTATTTAATCAGTCGCGGCCAAACTCCGATTATTTCCTTTTGGGGTCATCATGTCTTGGGGGGTCACGGGGATTATAGTCTCTATCTCTTGGCGGGGTTCTATCACCTGTGGCCCGATGTCCATTGGTTATTGGCAATTCAGGCCCTGGCGTTGGCCTTGGGGGGGGTGATGGTGGCGGCATTGGCCCGTCAGCAGGGGATTCATCCAACCACCGCTCGCGGGTTGGCCCTGGCATTTTGGTGTTATCCCTTGGTGTTTAATGTCAATTTGTTTGACTTTCACCCGGAGGTGATGGCGGTTCCGACCCTGTTGGCGGCGATTTGGTTGGCCCGTAGAGGGGGGACGCTGTTGGGGTTTACGGGGTTGTTGCTGTTTGTCTTAGGCTGTAAGGCGGTGTTGTCCCTGACGGTGGCGGCCATGGGACTTTGGTTACTGCTGTTTGAGAAACGCCCTCGCTATGGGGGGGCGGCCTTGGGGTTGGGCAGTGTCTGGTTTGTGCTGGTGACTCAGGTGGTGATTCCTCGCTTTCGGCCGGATGGGGTGGAGGCCCTGTTTCGCTATGACTATTTGGGAGGGTCTTTGGGGGAGATTCTGCTGAATTTAGTGAGACAACCGCAGTTGTTTTGGGGGAAGTTGTTTTCAGGAGAGAGTTTTGTCTATGTGGGATTGGTTTTGTTGCCGATTGTCTGGGGACTCTCGTGGCGGCAGTTGGCCCCGTTTTTGGGGCTATTACCCACCTTGGGCTTAAATCTGTTGGCGGAACATCCTCTGCAACGGACGCTGGAACATCAATATGGGGTACCGCTGTTGCCGTTTTTGTTTGTGGCGGTGGTGGATACTCTGGCGGCGAAGGGAGGATTATGGCGGCGGTTGGGGAATCGCGGCATGATGATCTGGTCGTTGACGGCCCTGTTGGTTTTGGGGAATCCTAATAAGTTGTTACGGGGGTTTGAGGGGTTGGAGACTTGGCACGCAACGCGGGAGGCGATCGCCCTGGTTCCGGCGGAGGCGGCAGTGTTGACGGATAATTACCTGGCCCCCCATTTAACGCATCGGCAAACGCTGTTGTTGTTGGGCCATCCGAGTCCCCTACCGATTGATTTGGAACGACCGGAGTATGTGGTTCTCAATAGTCGCTATCCCTGGAGGGCAACGGAGGAGTTGGCGAGGGGGTTGGTTCTCCATTTTTTGCAAGATCCTCAGTTTGAGGTTCAGTATCAGCGATATGAGGTGTTTGTGTTTAGGAGAAGGCAGTAG
- a CDS encoding HlyD family efflux transporter periplasmic adaptor subunit, which translates to MNIERIESIQEQPVILEQPAFWTRALIWLIVAITTSGVVWASLAKMDQSIPAQGKLEPEGSLREVKVPSGGMVREVHVAGGDRVNEGDLLVTLDSTVSRASVESLREARDQRRSEARAFQAQAEGLDLGVLDGVGEFDRTQIQRVQARRAELASQEDATNSQIRQFESQLTQTQGQIIALDAQISSLQNRLRIAEDGRNSDLQQLATAEDRLRESRQRLERSRSVLEEDRNILADLEPLLEDGGIARLQVTRQRQQVMNREQEVSSAQDDILARQSQITQIRDTQRQRESEIEGLQSDLLARRAEQDRLRGELDRLREGINEAQARLRTVRASSEREAYQAISENQRQDTQLTSQLAAAEQELRFTELRSPIDGVVFEVLPNFGQNEETGSSGFVLNTTEPVITIVPNTRLIANVFVTNNDIGFITTGMEVEVQINAFPAMEFGTIPGTLTSIGQDVLEPDQNRPFYAFPVTIELEDQHFDLPNSDMRVPLQSGMAVEASIKVRERTVMSLFLDRFTGSARTLEHLR; encoded by the coding sequence ATGAATATCGAACGAATTGAGTCTATCCAGGAACAACCGGTCATCCTAGAACAGCCCGCCTTTTGGACAAGGGCCCTGATTTGGTTGATTGTCGCTATCACCACCTCCGGCGTGGTTTGGGCCTCGTTGGCCAAAATGGATCAGTCCATCCCGGCTCAGGGAAAATTGGAACCCGAAGGTTCGCTGCGGGAAGTGAAAGTCCCCAGCGGTGGTATGGTACGCGAAGTCCATGTGGCCGGGGGCGATCGCGTCAATGAAGGCGACTTGCTGGTCACGTTAGACTCAACGGTGTCTCGGGCTTCGGTGGAATCTCTACGAGAGGCCCGAGATCAACGACGCAGTGAGGCGCGGGCCTTCCAAGCTCAAGCAGAAGGTTTAGATCTCGGTGTCCTCGATGGAGTGGGTGAGTTCGATCGCACCCAAATTCAGCGGGTTCAGGCCCGCCGTGCGGAATTGGCCTCCCAAGAAGATGCCACCAATAGCCAAATTCGCCAATTCGAGTCTCAACTAACTCAAACTCAAGGCCAGATTATTGCCCTGGATGCCCAGATTTCCAGTCTGCAAAATCGCCTGCGGATTGCTGAAGATGGACGTAACTCCGATCTCCAACAGTTAGCGACGGCTGAAGACCGCCTGCGGGAGTCGCGACAACGTTTAGAACGCTCGCGCTCAGTCTTAGAAGAAGACCGCAATATTCTGGCGGATTTAGAGCCACTCCTCGAAGATGGGGGAATTGCTCGTCTGCAAGTCACCCGCCAACGCCAGCAGGTGATGAACCGGGAACAGGAAGTTTCCAGCGCCCAGGATGATATCTTGGCCCGACAGTCCCAAATTACTCAGATTCGGGATACCCAGCGGCAACGGGAGTCGGAGATTGAAGGCTTACAATCGGATTTATTAGCCCGACGAGCGGAACAGGATCGCCTTCGCGGAGAGTTAGACCGCCTGCGGGAAGGGATCAATGAAGCGCAGGCCCGCTTGCGGACAGTTCGAGCTAGCTCGGAACGGGAGGCGTATCAAGCCATTTCCGAAAATCAACGGCAAGACACCCAGTTAACCAGTCAGTTAGCCGCCGCTGAACAGGAGTTGCGCTTTACGGAGTTGCGATCGCCCATTGATGGGGTCGTCTTTGAAGTCTTGCCAAACTTCGGTCAAAACGAAGAAACGGGCAGTTCTGGCTTTGTCCTCAACACCACGGAACCAGTGATCACCATCGTTCCTAACACCCGACTGATTGCCAACGTCTTTGTTACCAACAACGATATTGGCTTCATCACCACCGGCATGGAAGTTGAAGTTCAGATTAACGCCTTCCCCGCCATGGAATTTGGTACGATTCCTGGAACCCTAACCTCCATTGGCCAGGATGTCTTGGAACCGGATCAAAACCGTCCTTTCTATGCCTTCCCCGTCACCATTGAGTTGGAAGACCAACATTTTGACCTGCCCAACTCCGATATGCGAGTTCCCCTGCAATCGGGGATGGCGGTAGAAGCCAGCATCAAAGTTCGTGAGCGGACGGTGATGAGCTTGTTCCTCGATCGCTTTACCGGAAGTGCCCGTACCCTAGAACATCTACGCTAA
- a CDS encoding RDD family protein: MDDNPLYFRAPRVPLWRRGCAFGFDSAISWILATLIAGPTVGPRLLVFALSWFSMRVIVPSSYFGQSPGRWAFDMRVVSDRDNRTPLWQDLAKREGISGLAVFLALLGFFNLGTRNAFYLILLLPLGVDVGVAWFDPVDPSAFHDRVSQTRVVATRRGYSLDLKVKKWVALISRNVKQ, from the coding sequence ATGGATGACAATCCTCTCTACTTCCGCGCTCCTCGTGTCCCCCTCTGGCGACGGGGCTGTGCCTTTGGCTTCGATAGTGCGATCTCCTGGATCTTGGCCACCTTGATTGCTGGGCCAACCGTAGGACCGCGATTGCTCGTGTTTGCCCTGAGTTGGTTCTCGATGCGGGTGATTGTGCCGAGTTCCTATTTTGGTCAAAGTCCTGGACGCTGGGCCTTTGATATGCGGGTGGTGAGCGATCGCGACAATCGCACTCCCCTCTGGCAAGACCTCGCCAAACGAGAAGGGATCTCGGGACTCGCTGTGTTTCTGGCCCTATTGGGATTTTTCAATCTGGGAACCCGCAATGCCTTCTATTTGATTCTGCTGCTACCCCTGGGGGTGGATGTGGGAGTGGCCTGGTTTGATCCAGTTGACCCCTCCGCCTTCCATGATCGTGTCAGCCAAACCCGCGTCGTGGCAACCCGTCGCGGCTATTCCCTGGATCTAAAAGTCAAAAAATGGGTTGCTCTAATCAGCAGAAATGTGAAACAATAG
- the rpmG gene encoding 50S ribosomal protein L33, translated as MAKGVRIVVTLECTECRTNPDKRSNGVSRYTTQKNRRNTTGRMELKKFCTHCNKHTVHKETK; from the coding sequence ATGGCTAAGGGCGTTCGCATTGTTGTGACCCTCGAATGTACCGAGTGTCGCACCAACCCTGACAAGCGGTCTAACGGCGTGTCCCGGTACACGACCCAGAAAAACCGCCGCAACACCACTGGACGGATGGAACTCAAGAAGTTCTGCACCCATTGCAACAAACATACCGTTCACAAAGAAACCAAATAA
- a CDS encoding ATP-binding protein — protein sequence MVFALNRLKRLQKNLTCRILALVSLYIFLYWVIRAIALTDLQIALIGVPPGFGLAALLLGGPRLGIGVLLGAFLGPYLQGMSLLLSLFWAIAQSLQVGLGTFLLRRSHFLSSLERLKDVALLLLFGCIVGAVVSSPIEAAILQYLRPDTLADSSFAVTWALVTMSKISGIATVTPFCLALCDRRYDLPRDELRERSLQRYLEILGLLIASVGIGWFVFCSRSRAHSYEVPLEYLPFPILMWTALRFGKRGTVSINAIIAAMAVWGILRNSGPFFIQARTLTQAVLSLQAFIAVVSIASLILATALAAQRRAEASFKRSQARLQNAQRITQLGNWDLDLSHGKSHWSKEISDIFGCTLPHHPNRDFLESFLHPNDKLRVAKAYQALLAEQKPFSLDYRILRRDGAERWVRERAEITENYAIGTLQDITELQRWSELKEAKEAAEAANRAKSTFLANMSHELRTPLNAIIGYSELLEEEVDDLDNPDMLQDIRRIHSSGRHLLSIIGDILDISKIEAGRINLNYDVFDVEGLIDTLVSKVDVLITANQNNLEIIYKNSPGCVYGDAQRVRQILLNLLSNAAKFTTSGRIQFIITRKNNIVRFIVSDTGIGIPDEFHQRIFQPFAQADSSSTREHGGTGLGLAIASQFAQMMGGTLSVESKVGQGTTFTFDLPTDQPKPNRHHQTN from the coding sequence ATGGTCTTTGCCTTGAACCGACTCAAAAGACTGCAAAAGAACCTGACCTGCCGGATCCTAGCCCTGGTCAGTTTATATATTTTCTTATATTGGGTCATTAGGGCGATCGCCTTAACAGACCTACAAATTGCCCTGATCGGAGTTCCGCCAGGCTTCGGACTCGCTGCATTACTGTTAGGAGGACCGCGACTGGGAATCGGCGTGCTGTTGGGGGCATTCCTGGGGCCCTATCTTCAAGGAATGTCACTGCTGCTGAGTCTGTTCTGGGCGATCGCCCAAAGCTTACAAGTTGGCTTAGGGACGTTCTTGCTACGGCGATCGCACTTTCTCTCTTCCTTAGAACGCCTGAAGGATGTCGCCTTGCTACTGCTGTTTGGTTGCATCGTCGGCGCCGTCGTCAGTAGCCCCATCGAAGCCGCCATCTTACAGTATCTGCGCCCCGATACTCTCGCCGATTCCTCCTTCGCTGTAACCTGGGCGCTTGTCACCATGAGCAAAATCAGCGGTATCGCCACAGTGACCCCCTTCTGCTTGGCCCTGTGCGATCGCCGCTATGACTTGCCCCGAGACGAACTGCGGGAGCGATCGCTCCAACGCTACCTCGAAATCCTCGGACTCCTCATCGCCTCCGTCGGCATTGGTTGGTTTGTCTTTTGTTCTCGCAGTCGGGCCCATAGTTACGAAGTTCCCCTAGAATATCTGCCCTTTCCCATCCTTATGTGGACGGCCCTGCGCTTTGGCAAACGAGGAACCGTCTCCATTAACGCCATCATCGCGGCCATGGCCGTCTGGGGCATTCTCCGCAATAGTGGGCCCTTTTTCATCCAAGCGCGAACCCTGACCCAAGCCGTCTTATCCCTACAAGCCTTTATTGCAGTTGTTTCGATTGCCTCCCTCATCCTAGCTACAGCTTTGGCCGCCCAACGACGAGCGGAAGCCTCCTTTAAACGGAGCCAAGCGCGTCTACAAAACGCCCAGCGGATTACCCAACTGGGAAACTGGGACTTAGATCTCAGCCACGGGAAAAGCCATTGGTCAAAAGAGATATCAGACATTTTCGGCTGTACACTGCCCCACCATCCCAACCGCGATTTTTTAGAATCATTCCTCCATCCCAACGATAAACTCCGCGTCGCCAAAGCCTACCAAGCCCTCTTAGCCGAGCAAAAGCCCTTCTCCTTAGACTATCGGATTCTACGCCGTGATGGAGCCGAGCGTTGGGTTCGCGAGCGAGCGGAGATTACCGAGAATTATGCGATCGGAACCCTGCAAGATATTACCGAACTACAACGCTGGTCTGAATTGAAAGAAGCGAAAGAAGCCGCAGAAGCCGCCAATCGTGCCAAAAGTACGTTTTTGGCTAATATGAGCCATGAACTGCGCACTCCCCTCAATGCCATCATTGGCTACAGTGAACTGTTAGAAGAAGAAGTTGACGATCTAGATAATCCGGATATGCTTCAAGATATCCGTCGCATTCACAGTTCAGGACGACATCTTCTCTCAATTATTGGTGATATTTTAGATATTTCAAAAATTGAAGCCGGTCGTATCAATTTAAATTATGACGTATTTGATGTCGAAGGATTAATTGACACTCTAGTCTCTAAGGTGGATGTCTTAATCACAGCCAACCAGAATAACTTAGAAATTATTTATAAAAACTCCCCAGGTTGCGTTTACGGTGATGCCCAACGGGTACGTCAAATCCTCCTCAATCTTCTGAGTAACGCCGCCAAATTCACCACCTCTGGAAGAATTCAGTTTATTATCACCCGCAAAAATAATATTGTTCGTTTCATCGTCTCCGATACCGGCATCGGCATTCCCGACGAATTTCATCAACGTATCTTTCAACCCTTTGCCCAAGCCGACTCCTCCAGTACCCGTGAACATGGAGGAACCGGTCTAGGATTGGCGATCGCCTCCCAGTTTGCCCAAATGATGGGAGGCACACTCTCCGTAGAGAGTAAAGTCGGACAAGGCACAACCTTTACCTTTGATCTTCCCACCGACCAACCCAAACCCAATCGTCATCATCAAACGAATTAA
- a CDS encoding peptidase domain-containing ABC transporter produces MTQTTSQPQISDFLAQTAPFDRLKPETRQQLAAKAQLLRYRIGQALLVREKMPAQISIIYQGQVRVLGYDSRNGHSTSLRLVGPGEVLGWISVVRDLPCETAMASSETICVSINVNDFRECLRQEKDFNRAVREHPSLIEVFELSSAELQRRADATADLKTLCYDLWSEAQIVDIPKGEHVDPTRLDSNLLWCVSRGELPDAKVGDRLYPGRYKPMRLDSSLRLVGVPWSAKVAQAVSSTQLPQATEPGTDSQTEPDGSQESPNGSPNGNGRTLVPSSSSSLANVPEAPPRPPDPPRDPLAPPPRYPHIRGSGPIGSPLACFHMLCKYMRINFRKDAIRKLLEQQLKSKGAVSLYGCGTIMPTLGVQAQLARIPKTSLGRLQAPGMMKWEDSYAVLYSISEKEIVLAVPEMGVLHRTPAQVAEMVEGDVAEVVLVQPPSGDQSEKFSMWWFLPSMLRYKKVLIEVFIASFFVQLFGLANPLLTQVIIDKVLGQRSIETLNILGVFMIGVALFEALLTSLRTYLFVDTTNRIDLNLGSEVIDHLFRLPLGYFDKRRVGDIAGRVNELANIRQFVTGTALTVVLDAVFSVIYIAVMVTYSWLLTLVSLVTVPFFTALIIFVSPIVRRLLLKRAERYADAQSYLVETLNGMQTVKAQNIELTSRWNWYERYARYMNAGFRTILTNTAASSVAGFLNKLSSLLLLWVGAYLVINQELTLGQLIAFRIISGNVTGSLLRFVQVWQSFQEVGMSIERLRDILNSQPESNDSDRLNIPLPNIEGHVKFEDVCFRFVPTGALNVANVNIDFPAGSFVGIVGQSGSGKSTLMKLLQRLYPPETGRIHIDGYDINKVELYSLRRQVGVVLQDTLLFNNTIKANIALNNPEATDEEIINAAKVAVAHDFVMTLPQGYNTIVGERGSALSGGQRQRIAIARTVLQKPNLLILDEATSALDYNLESLVCQNLVEEFRGRTVFFITHRLPTVQGADCILMMDNAALVEQGTHEELMALKGRYYCLYEQQQSQL; encoded by the coding sequence ATGACTCAGACTACCTCCCAACCCCAAATTTCCGATTTTCTGGCTCAAACCGCCCCCTTTGACCGCTTGAAACCAGAAACCCGGCAGCAATTGGCAGCAAAAGCTCAGCTGCTGCGCTATCGCATCGGTCAAGCACTGTTAGTGCGGGAGAAGATGCCCGCCCAAATTTCGATCATTTATCAAGGACAAGTGCGGGTTCTCGGCTATGACAGCCGCAATGGTCATTCCACCAGTTTGCGCTTAGTGGGTCCCGGAGAGGTCCTCGGCTGGATTAGTGTGGTGCGCGATCTTCCCTGTGAAACCGCAATGGCCTCAAGTGAGACCATTTGTGTCAGCATCAATGTCAACGACTTTCGTGAGTGTCTGCGGCAAGAAAAAGACTTTAACCGGGCCGTGCGGGAGCATCCGAGCCTGATAGAGGTCTTTGAACTCAGTAGCGCCGAACTACAACGGCGAGCTGATGCGACGGCTGATCTCAAAACCCTGTGCTATGACCTCTGGTCTGAGGCCCAAATCGTTGATATCCCCAAAGGGGAACACGTCGATCCAACCCGCTTAGATTCTAATCTCCTCTGGTGTGTCAGTCGTGGAGAACTGCCCGATGCCAAAGTGGGCGATCGCCTCTATCCAGGCCGCTACAAACCCATGCGGCTCGACAGCTCCTTACGCCTTGTTGGGGTACCTTGGAGTGCGAAGGTCGCTCAAGCTGTTTCCTCTACTCAACTCCCTCAAGCCACTGAGCCAGGTACAGACAGCCAAACCGAACCCGATGGCTCACAGGAGTCCCCTAATGGCTCCCCCAACGGTAATGGCAGAACCCTCGTTCCCAGTAGCAGTAGCTCCCTAGCCAATGTCCCGGAAGCCCCACCACGACCGCCAGATCCCCCGCGAGATCCCTTAGCTCCCCCACCGCGCTACCCTCATATTCGCGGCAGTGGCCCCATCGGCTCTCCCCTGGCTTGCTTCCATATGCTCTGCAAGTATATGCGGATTAACTTCCGTAAGGATGCCATCCGTAAATTGCTCGAACAGCAGTTAAAAAGCAAGGGGGCCGTCTCGCTTTATGGCTGTGGCACCATCATGCCCACCCTAGGAGTACAAGCTCAACTAGCTCGCATTCCTAAAACGTCCCTGGGACGGCTGCAAGCACCGGGGATGATGAAATGGGAGGATAGCTATGCCGTCCTCTATAGCATTAGCGAGAAGGAAATCGTCCTAGCCGTGCCCGAAATGGGCGTCCTCCATCGTACCCCCGCCCAAGTGGCGGAAATGGTGGAGGGGGATGTGGCCGAGGTTGTCTTAGTACAACCCCCCTCCGGCGACCAGTCCGAGAAATTCAGCATGTGGTGGTTCCTCCCCTCCATGCTGCGCTATAAAAAAGTCCTGATTGAGGTCTTTATCGCCTCCTTCTTTGTCCAGTTGTTTGGACTAGCTAACCCACTGCTGACCCAGGTCATCATTGACAAAGTCCTAGGTCAACGCAGTATTGAAACCCTAAACATTTTAGGGGTCTTCATGATTGGGGTGGCGTTGTTTGAGGCGCTACTGACCAGTTTACGAACCTATCTGTTTGTTGATACCACCAACCGTATTGACCTGAACCTCGGTTCAGAGGTAATTGACCACCTATTCAGGCTTCCCCTCGGCTATTTCGATAAACGCCGGGTGGGGGATATCGCCGGACGGGTGAATGAGTTGGCCAACATTCGTCAGTTCGTTACCGGAACCGCCCTAACGGTAGTACTCGATGCGGTGTTCTCGGTGATTTATATCGCTGTGATGGTGACCTACAGTTGGCTGCTAACCCTGGTGTCCTTGGTCACGGTTCCCTTCTTCACCGCTTTGATTATCTTCGTTTCCCCGATTGTGCGGCGACTGCTGCTGAAACGGGCAGAACGCTACGCTGATGCTCAATCCTATCTCGTCGAAACCCTGAACGGGATGCAGACGGTGAAGGCACAAAACATTGAGTTAACCTCTCGCTGGAACTGGTACGAACGCTATGCTCGCTATATGAATGCGGGCTTCCGAACCATTTTGACGAACACTGCCGCCAGTTCCGTGGCAGGCTTCTTGAATAAACTCTCCTCCCTGTTGCTGTTGTGGGTAGGGGCTTATTTGGTAATTAACCAGGAACTAACCCTCGGTCAGCTCATCGCCTTCCGGATTATTTCCGGGAACGTGACCGGGTCACTGCTGCGGTTTGTCCAGGTTTGGCAGAGCTTCCAGGAAGTGGGGATGTCCATCGAGCGTCTGCGGGATATTCTCAACTCCCAGCCTGAGAGCAACGACAGCGATCGCCTTAACATTCCCCTGCCAAATATCGAAGGACACGTTAAATTTGAAGATGTCTGCTTCCGCTTCGTTCCTACGGGCGCATTAAATGTTGCCAATGTCAATATTGACTTTCCCGCTGGGTCCTTTGTGGGCATTGTCGGACAAAGTGGATCGGGTAAGAGTACCCTAATGAAGCTGCTACAGCGGCTTTATCCCCCAGAAACCGGACGGATTCATATTGATGGCTATGACATCAATAAGGTGGAACTCTATTCTCTGCGCCGTCAGGTGGGAGTGGTGCTGCAAGATACCCTCTTGTTTAACAACACCATTAAGGCCAACATTGCTCTCAATAACCCCGAGGCGACCGATGAGGAGATTATCAACGCCGCGAAAGTAGCAGTCGCCCACGACTTCGTCATGACCCTACCCCAGGGCTATAACACCATTGTGGGGGAACGGGGGTCAGCCCTCTCTGGGGGACAACGACAACGGATTGCGATCGCCCGGACGGTGCTACAAAAGCCCAACTTGTTGATTCTCGATGAAGCCACCAGTGCCCTGGACTACAACCTCGAAAGTCTGGTTTGTCAAAATCTAGTAGAAGAGTTCCGAGGGCGCACGGTGTTCTTTATTACCCACCGCTTACCCACCGTACAGGGGGCAGACTGTATCTTGATGATGGACAACGCCGCCCTGGTGGAACAGGGAACCCATGAGGAGTTGATGGCACTTAAAGGGCGCTACTACTGTCTATATGAACAGCAACAGTCTCAGTTGTAA
- a CDS encoding Card1-like endonuclease domain-containing protein yields the protein MKDRYLPYGAITLLSFSLCLLGFLITPNSPHLGALMGLLVGGSLGILLLQVTRFDTKSGLDQQQSYNRRDEGKSTPQLTSLSEHVRQLEQQHQHEIDELKEQLNAVQRQKNQFRDEIRRVNQQLDIVFKKINKSGTQVTVETPDISLQNVSSNQSSPQIIQWLGSHQVELITSYTGHNADTILDQTAFFMGANYPLLCDVLHKIRQSLSCNHFGFQVNLTDEGEQKITAVTNLGTKLKSIGFLSYKYQRHSGQKIAHIRTLDSNGTQFLTGEWLERYVYQVITGIFEEKDLDYEALMNAVIKRDDGSQAEIDLLCFVKEKPLWIECKVANCEESIARYSRFARLFNLTPQQMFLIVLDLPPNQAQTLTDIHHVQVLTPDEVPDAIENTLQVFDGGEPLPRAISSVVAPASNSVTNQSEIPYKLTTQRQLQSFFIATGLRPLPEDRQTLIKKLIERVSSQAKPETMPKIKMGLYADLNQEVSKSKISEFLRTCLKSGCFLNQDNQIIREFQTPVSHLISQNYQDLENKCVEGIAFRVLTQDANYFKSADRCSHFQALVGAAPPDASRLAALEEEINGSA from the coding sequence ATGAAGGATCGTTATCTACCCTATGGTGCCATTACTCTTCTAAGTTTCAGTCTCTGTCTTCTCGGCTTTTTAATCACCCCTAATTCTCCTCATCTTGGGGCATTGATGGGACTCTTGGTGGGTGGCTCGTTAGGGATTTTACTGTTGCAAGTAACCCGATTTGACACTAAATCTGGATTAGACCAACAACAAAGCTACAACCGTCGAGATGAGGGTAAATCAACACCTCAGCTAACATCTCTATCTGAACACGTTAGGCAGCTAGAGCAGCAACATCAACATGAGATTGATGAACTCAAAGAACAGCTTAATGCTGTTCAGAGGCAAAAAAATCAGTTCAGGGACGAAATACGTCGAGTCAATCAGCAATTAGATATTGTCTTCAAAAAAATTAATAAATCTGGAACTCAAGTAACGGTTGAAACACCAGATATTTCGCTTCAGAATGTCTCTAGTAATCAGTCTTCTCCCCAAATTATTCAGTGGCTGGGGTCGCACCAGGTTGAACTTATCACTTCCTATACAGGACATAATGCGGATACGATTCTTGACCAAACAGCATTTTTTATGGGGGCTAATTATCCCTTATTGTGCGATGTGCTTCATAAAATCCGTCAGAGCTTATCCTGTAATCATTTTGGATTTCAGGTCAACTTAACCGATGAAGGCGAACAAAAGATAACGGCAGTAACAAATTTAGGTACTAAATTAAAAAGCATAGGTTTTCTAAGCTACAAATATCAACGGCATAGTGGGCAGAAAATTGCCCATATTCGAACGCTTGACAGTAATGGAACTCAATTTTTGACCGGAGAATGGCTAGAGCGCTATGTTTATCAAGTTATAACAGGAATTTTTGAAGAAAAAGATTTGGATTATGAAGCCTTAATGAATGCCGTTATCAAGCGTGACGATGGGAGTCAAGCTGAAATTGATCTATTATGTTTCGTCAAGGAAAAACCTCTATGGATTGAATGCAAAGTGGCCAACTGTGAAGAATCGATTGCGCGCTATTCACGATTTGCCCGGCTTTTTAACCTAACGCCACAACAAATGTTTCTGATTGTTTTGGATTTACCGCCAAATCAAGCTCAAACATTAACAGATATTCATCATGTTCAGGTTCTAACCCCAGATGAAGTTCCAGATGCCATCGAGAACACGTTACAGGTGTTTGATGGGGGTGAGCCTTTACCGCGAGCCATCTCGTCTGTAGTTGCCCCTGCATCCAATTCAGTGACTAACCAGTCGGAGATACCGTATAAATTGACTACCCAAAGGCAACTTCAGTCGTTCTTTATTGCCACTGGATTAAGACCGCTGCCTGAAGACCGACAAACATTAATTAAAAAGTTAATTGAGCGAGTTTCATCTCAAGCCAAACCCGAGACAATGCCTAAAATCAAAATGGGTTTATATGCTGATTTGAATCAAGAAGTTTCCAAATCTAAAATTTCTGAATTTTTGAGGACATGCTTAAAAAGTGGCTGTTTCTTGAATCAAGACAATCAGATTATTCGGGAATTTCAAACCCCGGTGTCTCATCTAATTTCTCAAAATTACCAAGACTTGGAAAACAAATGCGTTGAAGGAATCGCATTTCGGGTGCTAACTCAGGATGCCAATTATTTTAAATCGGCAGATCGGTGTAGTCATTTTCAAGCCTTGGTTGGTGCAGCGCCGCCAGATGCCAGCCGTCTTGCCGCGCTGGAGGAAGAAATCAACGGTTCAGCCTAG